One part of the Saprospiraceae bacterium genome encodes these proteins:
- the groL gene encoding chaperonin GroEL (60 kDa chaperone family; promotes refolding of misfolded polypeptides especially under stressful conditions; forms two stacked rings of heptamers to form a barrel-shaped 14mer; ends can be capped by GroES; misfolded proteins enter the barrel where they are refolded when GroES binds), with protein MAKEISFNSDAREKLKSGIDQMANAVKVTLGPKGRNVVIQKSFGAPQVTKDGVTVAKEIELEDPIENMGAQLLKEAASKTNDLAGDGTTTATVLAQAMVTAGMKYVAAGANPMDLKRGIDKAVATVIADLKKQSEQIGNDFSKIKQVGSISANNDELIGELIANAMKKVGINGVITVEEAKGTETTVDVVEGMQFDRGYLSPYFVTNAESMTAEYENPLILIYDKKISNMQEMLPILEKVVQTGKPLLIIAEDVDSQALGVLVVNRLRGGLKVIAVKAPGFGDRRKAMLEDIAILTNGTVISDEKGYKLENTELDHLGTCEKISVDKDNTIIVKGKGQKKMIEARINQIKQQIESSTSDYDKEKLQERLAKLAGGVAVLNIGAATEVEMKEKKDRVDDALHATRAAVEEGIVTGGGVALVRAIASMAKTKTINDDENIGIEIVKKALESPIRVIAENAGVEGSVVFMNVSAKRGSYGFNARTGEYEDLKKAGVIDPTKVTRIALEKAASIAGMILMTECVVNDKPKEDRGGGGHHHGGGGMDGMM; from the coding sequence ATGGCTAAAGAAATAAGCTTTAATTCAGATGCCCGTGAAAAATTAAAATCGGGTATTGATCAAATGGCAAATGCTGTTAAAGTAACATTAGGTCCGAAAGGAAGAAATGTTGTAATTCAAAAAAGTTTTGGTGCACCTCAAGTAACCAAAGATGGAGTTACTGTAGCTAAAGAAATTGAGCTAGAAGATCCAATAGAAAATATGGGTGCGCAGTTATTAAAAGAAGCTGCTTCTAAAACAAATGATCTTGCCGGAGATGGAACCACTACAGCAACTGTTTTAGCGCAAGCAATGGTTACCGCTGGAATGAAATATGTTGCTGCCGGTGCAAATCCAATGGATTTAAAACGTGGAATTGATAAAGCAGTTGCAACCGTTATAGCAGACTTGAAAAAACAATCTGAACAAATCGGAAATGATTTTAGTAAAATTAAACAAGTAGGTTCTATATCAGCTAACAACGACGAACTTATTGGTGAGTTAATTGCGAATGCAATGAAAAAAGTAGGAATCAATGGTGTTATCACTGTTGAAGAAGCGAAAGGAACAGAAACCACCGTTGATGTAGTTGAAGGGATGCAATTTGATCGTGGTTATTTGAGTCCGTATTTTGTTACCAATGCAGAAAGCATGACAGCAGAATATGAGAATCCATTAATTTTGATTTATGATAAAAAGATTTCTAATATGCAGGAAATGCTTCCGATATTAGAAAAAGTTGTTCAAACTGGAAAACCATTATTAATTATTGCGGAAGATGTAGATTCTCAAGCTCTAGGAGTTTTAGTTGTGAATAGATTGCGCGGTGGTTTAAAAGTTATTGCAGTAAAAGCACCAGGATTTGGTGATCGAAGAAAAGCAATGTTGGAAGATATTGCTATTCTCACAAATGGTACTGTAATTTCTGATGAAAAAGGCTATAAATTAGAAAATACGGAATTGGATCATTTAGGTACTTGTGAGAAAATTTCAGTTGATAAAGACAATACTATTATCGTAAAAGGTAAAGGCCAAAAGAAAATGATAGAGGCTCGTATCAATCAGATTAAACAACAAATTGAATCCTCTACTTCTGATTATGATAAAGAAAAACTACAGGAACGTTTGGCAAAATTAGCTGGAGGTGTTGCGGTATTAAATATTGGTGCAGCTACGGAAGTTGAAATGAAAGAAAAGAAAGATCGCGTGGATGATGCTTTACATGCTACCCGTGCAGCTGTTGAAGAAGGAATTGTAACTGGAGGTGGAGTTGCTTTAGTACGAGCAATCGCTTCTATGGCAAAAACCAAAACAATCAATGATGATGAAAATATCGGAATCGAGATTGTGAAAAAAGCTTTGGAATCACCAATCCGGGTAATCGCAGAGAACGCAGGGGTAGAAGGTTCAGTAGTGTTTATGAATGTTTCTGCTAAAAGAGGTTCCTATGGATTTAATGCCAGAACAGGTGAATATGAAGACCTAAAAAAGGCAGGTGTTATTGATCCAACGAAGGTTACAAGAATAGCTTTAGAAAAAGCGGCTTCCATTGCAGGAATGATTTTAATGACTGAGTGTGTTGTGAATGATAAGCCTAAAGAAGATAGAGGCGGTGGCGGTCATCACCATGGTGGTGGTGGAATGGATGGAATGATGTAA
- a CDS encoding co-chaperone GroES, which yields MKPINDRVVIKPAPAEQKTKGGIIIPDTAKEKPLRGEVIAVGPGKDGNLMTVHKGDFVLYGKYAGQEFNYKGQDYLIMREDDILIII from the coding sequence ATGAAGCCAATTAACGACCGTGTAGTAATTAAACCGGCTCCGGCTGAACAGAAAACCAAAGGCGGTATCATAATACCAGATACAGCTAAGGAGAAACCACTGAGAGGAGAAGTAATTGCCGTTGGACCAGGAAAAGACGGAAATTTAATGACTGTTCACAAAGGCGATTTTGTACTTTATGGTAAATATGCAGGTCAGGAATTTAATTACAAAGGACAGGATTATCTTATCATGAGAGAAGACGATATCCTAATCATTATTTAA
- the secG gene encoding preprotein translocase subunit SecG, which yields MLTFITILIALDCILLIGVVLIQNPKGGGVDSTFGGQSANQMFGAARSADFVEKLTWWLAGILIALCIVAAIMSSASGNIGNSQPGEETPTEQPAEQPVQPPTSDPK from the coding sequence ATGTTGACTTTTATTACAATATTGATTGCATTAGATTGTATCCTCCTAATTGGGGTTGTATTAATTCAGAACCCAAAAGGAGGTGGTGTAGATTCTACATTTGGAGGTCAGAGTGCCAACCAAATGTTTGGAGCTGCCAGATCAGCTGATTTTGTTGAAAAGTTAACATGGTGGTTAGCCGGTATTTTAATTGCTTTATGTATCGTTGCTGCGATTATGTCTTCTGCTAGTGGAAATATCGGAAATTCACAACCAGGGGAGGAAACACCTACGGAACAACCTGCAGAGCAGCCTGTTCAACCGCCAACAAGTGATCCTAAGTAA
- a CDS encoding sigma-54-dependent Fis family transcriptional regulator: MESVQAIKQRFGIYGRSEQLHQALDTAIRVASTDLTVLISGESGTGKEIFSKIIHSLSPRKHNQFIAVNCGAIPAGTINSELFGHEKGSFTGATADRKGYFETADGGTIFLDEIAEMPQDTQAFLLRILESGEFIRVGASKVLKTNVRVVAASNVNLLDRVRNGKFREDLYYRLNTVPIRVPSLKERREDIQILFRKFAQDFAEKYRTTPIELDEQSATLIENYTWPGNIRELRNAVEQLSVLSDQKVIKAQDLIRIIPNVNARNLPMNTMEPDAQTGFHEREILYKLLFDMKQDLNQLKNMFFQLVHTNDLEMPDAMENVSSSFNQNQQLAFNTQNQAVWNTNPNASLSNQNNENPIILAGDKNNFEAVEVMEETLSLEDMEKDMISKALKKFNGKRKDAAEELGISERTLYRKIKEYALDT, encoded by the coding sequence TTGGAATCCGTACAAGCAATAAAACAACGATTTGGGATCTATGGAAGATCTGAACAATTGCATCAAGCATTGGATACTGCGATTCGGGTGGCAAGTACAGATTTGACAGTTTTAATTTCAGGTGAAAGTGGAACTGGTAAAGAAATTTTTTCAAAAATTATACATAGTTTAAGTCCGCGAAAGCACAATCAATTTATAGCAGTTAATTGTGGTGCAATTCCAGCGGGTACTATTAATTCAGAATTATTTGGACACGAAAAAGGCTCTTTTACGGGAGCTACCGCAGATCGGAAAGGTTATTTTGAAACAGCAGACGGAGGTACTATATTTCTTGATGAGATAGCAGAAATGCCGCAAGATACACAGGCCTTTTTATTGCGTATTTTGGAGTCTGGTGAATTTATAAGAGTCGGGGCTTCAAAAGTATTAAAAACAAATGTGCGCGTTGTGGCAGCTAGTAATGTAAATTTATTGGATCGGGTTCGGAATGGAAAATTTAGAGAAGATTTATATTACCGCTTAAATACAGTTCCGATTCGAGTGCCATCTTTAAAAGAACGAAGGGAAGATATTCAAATTCTGTTTAGAAAATTTGCACAAGATTTTGCTGAAAAATATCGGACAACCCCCATTGAGCTTGATGAACAAAGTGCAACTTTGATAGAAAATTATACCTGGCCAGGAAATATCCGGGAACTTCGGAATGCAGTTGAACAATTATCTGTTTTATCGGATCAAAAAGTTATAAAAGCGCAGGATTTAATTCGCATTATTCCAAATGTGAATGCACGGAATCTTCCAATGAATACAATGGAGCCGGATGCTCAAACGGGCTTTCATGAAAGAGAAATTTTATATAAACTCTTGTTTGATATGAAACAAGATTTGAATCAATTGAAAAATATGTTTTTTCAATTAGTGCATACAAATGATTTAGAGATGCCGGATGCAATGGAAAATGTATCCTCAAGTTTCAACCAAAATCAGCAATTAGCTTTTAATACTCAAAATCAAGCTGTGTGGAATACAAATCCAAATGCATCGTTATCGAATCAGAACAACGAAAACCCAATTATACTTGCGGGTGATAAAAATAATTTTGAAGCAGTTGAAGTTATGGAGGAAACCTTATCCTTAGAAGATATGGAGAAAGATATGATTTCAAAAGCCTTGAAAAAATTTAATGGTAAGCGAAAAGACGCTGCTGAAGAATTGGGTATTTCTGAACGAACACTTTATCGAAAAATAAAAGAATACGCACTCGACACATGA
- the miaB gene encoding tRNA (N6-isopentenyl adenosine(37)-C2)-methylthiotransferase MiaB produces the protein MQRAHSDTEQALLAEERQGEAYGTMQMQIPGARKFYLESYGCQMNFSDSEIVASILSEHGMYATKILEEADLIMLNTCSIREKAEETVRKRLSCFKKLKRRKPDLMVAVLGCMAERLKDQFLKEEKLVDIVVGPDAYRDLPQLIHTVDEGYKAVNVFLSREETYADIAPMRLDSNGVTALISIMRGCDNMCSFCVVPFTRGRERSRSAFTILAEAQQLFEQGYREVTLLGQNVDSYKWENPETNETISFAKLLEMVALVHKDLRIRFSTSHPKDITLDVILTIAKHENICNYIHLPCQSGNSRILKLMNRTYDREWYMGKIDEIYKVLPDCAISSDMIAGFCSETEEEHQDTLSLMEYSRFSLSYMFFYSERPGTLAAKKYVDDIPEVVKRRRLSEIVDLQRKISLEHNLKDLGKIYKVLVEGKSKKSELMWKGRNSQNKVIVFPANDAVGLGSYVDVEVTEATSATLIGKQVIYN, from the coding sequence ATGCAACGGGCTCATTCTGATACGGAACAAGCATTATTGGCGGAAGAACGCCAGGGAGAGGCCTATGGAACTATGCAAATGCAGATTCCTGGTGCTCGAAAATTTTATCTGGAAAGTTATGGATGTCAAATGAATTTTTCGGATTCTGAGATTGTAGCAAGTATTCTTTCAGAACATGGAATGTACGCTACAAAGATTTTAGAAGAAGCAGATTTAATAATGTTAAATACCTGTTCAATTCGTGAAAAAGCTGAAGAAACAGTTCGTAAACGATTGAGTTGTTTCAAGAAACTGAAGCGACGAAAACCAGATTTGATGGTGGCTGTCCTTGGATGCATGGCAGAACGGCTTAAAGATCAATTTTTAAAAGAAGAAAAATTGGTTGACATCGTAGTGGGCCCAGATGCTTATAGAGATTTACCACAATTAATCCATACGGTGGATGAAGGATATAAAGCGGTAAATGTGTTTCTGTCCCGGGAAGAAACATATGCGGATATCGCCCCAATGCGTTTAGATAGTAATGGCGTTACAGCACTCATTTCAATTATGAGAGGCTGCGATAATATGTGCTCTTTTTGTGTGGTCCCATTTACAAGAGGCAGGGAGCGAAGTCGCAGTGCATTTACGATCCTGGCGGAGGCACAACAATTATTTGAACAAGGGTATCGGGAAGTTACACTTTTAGGGCAAAATGTGGATTCCTATAAATGGGAAAACCCAGAAACCAATGAAACTATAAGTTTTGCAAAACTTTTGGAAATGGTTGCCTTGGTCCATAAGGATTTGAGAATTCGATTTTCAACATCACATCCAAAAGATATTACCCTGGATGTTATTCTAACCATTGCAAAACATGAAAATATTTGTAATTATATCCATCTTCCTTGCCAGTCTGGAAATAGTAGAATTTTAAAATTAATGAATCGTACCTATGATCGGGAATGGTATATGGGAAAGATTGATGAAATCTATAAAGTCTTACCGGATTGTGCAATTTCCTCAGATATGATTGCAGGATTTTGTAGTGAAACAGAAGAAGAGCATCAGGATACCCTAAGTTTGATGGAATATTCCCGATTTAGTTTATCCTATATGTTTTTTTATTCTGAACGGCCTGGCACCTTAGCGGCAAAAAAATATGTTGATGATATTCCGGAAGTTGTAAAAAGAAGACGGTTATCAGAAATCGTAGATTTGCAACGGAAGATTTCACTTGAGCATAATTTAAAAGATTTAGGTAAGATCTATAAGGTTTTAGTTGAAGGCAAATCCAAAAAATCTGAATTGATGTGGAAAGGTCGCAACTCACAAAATAAAGTTATCGTATTCCCAGCAAATGATGCAGTAGGTCTAGGTTCTTATGTTGATGTAGAAGTAACTGAAGCTACCAGTGCAACCTTGATAGGGAAACAAGTTATTTATAATTAA
- the aroE gene encoding shikimate dehydrogenase (AroE; catalyzes the conversion of shikimate to 3-dehydroshikimate) has protein sequence MRQFGLIGKNLSHSFSQDYFTKKWKNTGIIDCQYQLLEIESISDFIALKSQLPAFQGFNVTIPYKIQIIPYLDMLTQVAKDIQAVNCIKFWQGKWIGHNTDGEAFLQSLIHYIPENFEEKALILGSGGASLAVQWALKQVNIPFDIASSSGNGIYYADLDRIWDSKWKLIINCSPVGMFPQLHKTPKIPYQRIDKTFYLYDLIYNPEKTLFLNLGMDKGSNIKNGLEMLKLQAENSWFFWND, from the coding sequence ATGCGTCAATTCGGTTTGATAGGCAAAAATTTAAGCCATTCTTTTTCTCAAGATTACTTTACAAAAAAGTGGAAAAATACTGGGATTATTGATTGTCAATACCAGCTCTTGGAAATAGAATCTATTTCTGATTTTATTGCGTTAAAATCACAGTTGCCTGCATTTCAAGGATTTAATGTTACAATTCCTTACAAAATTCAGATAATTCCATATCTTGATATGCTAACCCAGGTCGCTAAAGATATTCAAGCAGTGAATTGTATTAAATTCTGGCAGGGCAAATGGATTGGACATAATACCGATGGAGAAGCTTTTCTTCAAAGCTTGATTCATTACATACCTGAGAATTTTGAAGAAAAAGCGTTAATCCTTGGAAGTGGTGGAGCTTCCTTAGCAGTGCAATGGGCCTTGAAACAAGTCAATATCCCATTCGATATAGCCTCATCATCCGGAAATGGCATTTACTATGCCGATTTAGATAGAATTTGGGATTCAAAATGGAAACTCATCATAAATTGCAGCCCAGTAGGTATGTTTCCACAACTCCATAAAACGCCAAAAATTCCATATCAAAGAATCGATAAAACATTCTATCTATATGATTTAATCTACAATCCTGAAAAAACCCTATTTTTGAACCTTGGAATGGATAAAGGTTCCAATATTAAGAACGGCCTGGAAATGTTAAAGCTACAAGCTGAAAATTCCTGGTTTTTCTGGAATGATTAA
- a CDS encoding proline dehydrogenase family protein has protein sequence MEETDGRHLDFGNTEIAFSHKSDRELKKTYRLFKLMNNPKLVSIGSFLGNIAAKVPFHLLDPIIRETVFYQFCGGTNLLECQKVVDRLYHKKALTILDYGVEARNHDEDFQNTLEVNLKALEFAFSNPNIPVISTKLTGYIPFSVLEKMHAGETLTTFDKIAWERLEERFVILCNKAAELGVGIFIDAEESWIQNPIDHLVDKYMPVYNKEKPILYNTYQMYRTGRLEYLKNSFDKARSENYILGAKIVRGAYMEKERNRAKEKGYPDPIQIDKLSTDNQYDDSIRFCVQFPELISLCNSSHNWSSCLLQVELMKKHNIPNDHPNLNFCQLLGMSDNITFNLASQGYYVAKYVPYGPIRDVVPYLVRRAQENSSITGDMSRELKLLDTEMKRRGLK, from the coding sequence ATGGAAGAAACAGATGGGCGTCATTTAGATTTTGGAAATACAGAAATTGCATTTTCTCATAAATCTGATCGTGAACTCAAAAAGACCTATCGTCTTTTTAAGTTAATGAATAACCCGAAATTGGTTAGTATAGGCTCATTTTTAGGCAATATTGCTGCTAAAGTGCCTTTTCACCTGTTGGACCCAATAATTCGAGAAACTGTGTTTTATCAGTTTTGTGGTGGTACCAATCTATTGGAATGCCAAAAAGTAGTCGATCGATTGTATCACAAAAAAGCATTAACAATCCTGGATTATGGCGTTGAAGCGCGGAATCATGACGAGGATTTTCAGAACACACTGGAAGTAAACCTAAAAGCTCTTGAATTTGCTTTTAGCAACCCGAATATCCCAGTTATTAGTACAAAGCTAACTGGCTATATTCCATTTTCTGTTTTAGAAAAAATGCATGCTGGCGAAACCCTAACAACCTTTGATAAAATAGCTTGGGAACGATTAGAAGAGCGATTTGTAATTTTATGCAATAAAGCTGCGGAACTCGGTGTGGGAATATTTATTGATGCTGAAGAATCCTGGATTCAAAATCCGATTGATCATTTGGTAGATAAATATATGCCGGTTTATAATAAAGAAAAACCTATTTTATATAACACCTACCAAATGTATAGAACCGGAAGGCTCGAATACTTAAAAAATAGTTTTGACAAAGCGAGATCAGAAAACTATATACTAGGTGCCAAAATTGTAAGAGGTGCATATATGGAAAAGGAACGCAACCGGGCAAAAGAAAAGGGCTATCCAGATCCAATCCAGATCGATAAATTAAGTACGGATAACCAATATGATGATTCGATTCGATTTTGTGTACAGTTTCCGGAACTCATAAGCTTATGTAATAGTAGCCACAACTGGAGCAGTTGTTTGTTACAAGTGGAACTTATGAAAAAACACAATATTCCTAATGATCATCCCAATTTAAATTTTTGTCAGTTATTAGGAATGAGTGATAATATTACATTTAATTTAGCATCTCAAGGCTACTACGTTGCTAAATATGTACCTTACGGTCCTATTAGAGATGTGGTTCCATATTTGGTGAGACGTGCTCAGGAAAACTCAAGTATAACCGGTGATATGAGTAGAGAATTGAAACTATTAGACACAGAAATGAAACGAAGAGGACTTAAATAA
- a CDS encoding CoA-binding protein, whose translation MKSKKTLVLGATTNPERYSYLAVKKLVEYHHEVIPVGIRKGEIEGIKIENNKPVLKSIDTISLYLNPDHQQEWYPYILSTHPRRLIFNPGTENQELQKLAQEHGIHTEEACTLVLLQTGQY comes from the coding sequence ATGAAATCGAAAAAAACACTGGTTTTAGGAGCCACAACAAATCCAGAACGCTATTCCTATTTAGCAGTTAAAAAGTTGGTGGAGTATCATCATGAAGTTATACCTGTGGGTATTCGAAAAGGTGAAATAGAGGGTATCAAAATTGAAAACAACAAGCCGGTATTAAAATCAATTGACACGATAAGTCTTTACCTGAACCCTGATCATCAGCAAGAATGGTATCCTTATATTTTGTCGACCCACCCAAGGCGACTCATTTTTAATCCGGGTACTGAAAATCAGGAACTTCAAAAATTGGCTCAAGAGCACGGAATTCATACAGAGGAAGCATGTACTTTAGTACTTCTGCAAACCGGGCAATACTAA
- a CDS encoding glycosyltransferase family 2 protein — MIKLSVVIICYNEEHNILRCLRSVKGIADEVILVDSFSKDRTVSTGILEGAIVFKHPFEGHIQQKNYALTKASYDHILSLDADEALDDLLKSEILRVKANFNQEGYYLKRLNNYCGYWVRHSGWYPDKKLRLFDRRKGSWKGTNPHDKFSLDAGDKFTELLNGDILHFSYYTVEEHFKQMEYFATIAANELFKKSKKPYWFHLVINPILHFVKSYIIKLGILDGWRGIQICVISSYGTYLKYKKLRSLNSRT, encoded by the coding sequence ATGATTAAACTTTCAGTGGTTATTATTTGCTATAATGAAGAACATAATATTCTTCGTTGTTTGAGATCTGTTAAAGGAATTGCAGATGAAGTTATATTGGTTGATTCTTTTAGCAAAGACCGAACCGTTTCAACAGGTATTTTGGAAGGAGCTATCGTCTTTAAACATCCATTTGAAGGTCATATTCAACAAAAAAATTACGCATTGACCAAAGCGAGTTATGATCATATTTTGTCACTCGATGCGGATGAAGCATTAGATGATTTATTAAAATCAGAAATTTTAAGGGTAAAAGCAAATTTTAATCAAGAGGGTTATTATTTAAAACGTTTAAATAATTACTGCGGCTATTGGGTGCGTCATTCAGGTTGGTATCCTGATAAAAAGTTGCGATTATTTGATCGACGAAAAGGAAGCTGGAAAGGTACAAATCCTCATGATAAATTCAGCTTAGACGCCGGTGACAAATTTACAGAATTATTGAACGGTGACATTCTTCATTTTAGTTATTATACGGTTGAAGAACATTTTAAACAAATGGAGTATTTCGCAACCATTGCGGCAAACGAACTTTTTAAAAAATCAAAAAAACCTTATTGGTTTCATTTAGTTATAAATCCAATTTTGCATTTTGTAAAATCGTACATTATTAAATTAGGTATATTAGATGGATGGCGCGGTATCCAAATCTGTGTTATTTCTTCCTATGGAACCTATTTAAAATATAAGAAACTTCGCAGCCTAAATTCCCGTACATAA
- a CDS encoding low molecular weight phosphotyrosine protein phosphatase, with product MKILMICAGNICRSPMAQGVMEALIAKNGLNWTVDSAGTNGYHDGECPDPRAIREIRTIDIEISHQISRKIKQQDLDQYELLFAMDLNNLKNLHAMSPQGLHRSKIHLLMDFAYPGKNISVPDPYYDNRFKDALRLIQIGCQAIIANFNKN from the coding sequence ATGAAAATCTTAATGATTTGTGCAGGTAATATTTGCAGATCCCCAATGGCACAAGGTGTAATGGAAGCATTAATTGCCAAGAATGGTTTAAACTGGACGGTAGATTCTGCTGGAACTAATGGATATCATGATGGTGAATGTCCCGATCCAAGGGCGATTCGAGAAATTAGAACGATTGATATTGAGATCTCACATCAGATTTCAAGAAAAATAAAACAACAAGATTTAGATCAATATGAGCTCCTCTTTGCGATGGATTTAAACAATTTAAAGAATCTCCATGCAATGAGCCCTCAAGGTTTACATCGCTCGAAAATTCATTTATTAATGGACTTTGCCTATCCTGGAAAGAATATATCCGTTCCGGATCCTTATTATGACAATCGATTTAAAGATGCCCTTAGGCTTATTCAAATAGGATGCCAGGCAATTATCGCTAATTTTAATAAAAATTGA
- a CDS encoding ferritin, whose amino-acid sequence MLDKQIEFALNGQLEKEAFSSYSYLSMAVWCDQKSLDGCSRFFYRQAEEEHLHMMKIMHYLIERNGQPTIPAINQPKSEFKDIIEIFNLTFEQEKSVTLSIHEIINIAQKLNDHSTQNFLQWYVAEQREEESVVLKILDRISLIGEGPMSLYYIDKEVEKINTQILAAEAAEK is encoded by the coding sequence ATGTTGGACAAACAAATAGAATTCGCATTAAACGGACAATTGGAAAAAGAAGCGTTCTCCAGTTATAGCTATTTGTCAATGGCTGTTTGGTGTGATCAGAAAAGTCTTGACGGTTGCTCTCGTTTTTTTTATAGACAAGCTGAAGAAGAACATTTGCATATGATGAAAATTATGCATTATTTAATCGAACGAAATGGACAACCTACGATTCCTGCAATTAATCAACCTAAGAGTGAATTCAAAGATATTATTGAGATCTTTAATTTAACCTTCGAACAAGAAAAATCAGTGACGTTATCAATTCATGAGATTATTAATATTGCGCAAAAATTAAATGATCATTCTACTCAAAACTTTCTACAATGGTATGTTGCAGAACAAAGAGAGGAAGAATCGGTGGTACTGAAAATTTTAGATCGTATAAGTTTAATAGGTGAAGGACCCATGAGTTTATATTATATTGATAAAGAAGTTGAAAAAATAAATACCCAGATTCTTGCCGCTGAAGCAGCAGAAAAATAA
- a CDS encoding T9SS type A sorting domain-containing protein: MKFIFGIFIVGSMFLSVSAQKITPTVLCNAGAVMKSGNFSIEWTLGELATETLKSNNTILTQGFHQTNLTIVSTNNPQIQGLDIYPNPVVHNLTIKNQSGQGLQFHLMSLTGQCIASYYFENGVHNLNMEAYPAGTYLLEAILNNTVQNFTIEKIK; the protein is encoded by the coding sequence ATGAAGTTTATATTCGGAATTTTCATAGTTGGGAGCATGTTTTTAAGTGTTTCAGCTCAAAAAATTACACCTACTGTTTTATGTAATGCTGGTGCTGTTATGAAATCCGGTAATTTTAGTATTGAATGGACTTTAGGGGAACTAGCAACAGAAACATTGAAATCAAACAATACCATTTTAACCCAAGGTTTTCATCAAACTAATTTAACGATCGTTTCTACCAACAATCCGCAAATTCAAGGATTGGATATATACCCTAATCCAGTGGTTCATAATTTAACAATTAAAAATCAATCCGGACAGGGATTGCAATTTCATTTAATGTCATTAACAGGACAATGTATTGCTAGCTATTATTTTGAGAATGGAGTTCATAATTTAAATATGGAAGCTTATCCTGCTGGTACGTATTTATTGGAAGCCATTTTAAATAATACGGTACAAAATTTCACTATTGAAAAAATCAAATAA